DNA from Stenotrophomonas acidaminiphila:
GCCGAGCACGCTCATCCCGACCTCGGCGCAGACCACCAGCACCAGCGCGAACACGCCCAGCGGCGCGGCCCACAGCACCCAGCGCACGATGGTGATCATGGTGTCGCCGATGATCTTGATGATCTCCAGGATGCGGTCGCGGCGCTCGGCGTCCTGCCGGCTCAGCGCGAAGCCGAAGAACATCGCGAACACCACCAGCGGCAGCATCGCGTTGGCCGACGCCACCGCCAGCACGTTGCTTGGAATCAGCGACGAGATCCATTGCGCGGCGGTCGGCGCCTTGGACAGCGTCTCCGGCGCGTGCAGCGCGGCACGGAAGGTCTGCATGGTGGCGCTGTCGTGCGGCACCAGGCCCAGCAGCGCCGGGGTCACCACCGCCGAGAAGCTGGCCGCGGCGACCAGCAGCACGATGAACACCAGGATCGCGTTGCGCGCGGTACGCCCGGAGGCGGCGGCGTTGCTGGCGGTGTTGACGCCGACGATCACCAGCGCGGTGACCAGCGGCACCACCGTCATCTGCAGCGCATTGAGCCACAGCCGGCCGATGGGCCGGGCGAACTCGGCGACCTGCAGTGCGAGCGCCGGGTCGTGGTGGGTGAGTGACAGCCCGACCACCGCGCCGACCAGCAGCGAGATCAGCACTTTGACGGGAGCGGAGAGCCGGAAACGTCGGGTCGTTGGGGTCATGGAGGGCCGGATTGCGGAAGGAGGGAAACAGGGCAGGGGGCGAGCCCGTGCCACGAGCGAGGCGTTACTGCCGGGCGCGCCTCATGCCTCAGGGCGATGCCTGAGGCGACCGGTTCGCCCATCCATGGCGTGGCAGGTACCGCCTGCCGCGGGAATACGGGAGCGCCCGGGCATGGCGCCGGTCAATGCCCGGCCTTGGCCGCAGGCGCCGGCAGGCCCCAGTGTTGCTGCAGGCGCCGGTACTCGGCTTCGGGCAGCAGCACGAACAGCGGATGCGCGGCCGGGTCCAGCCAGCCGAGCAGGGCGGACATGTGCTCCGGTTCCATCGCAGTGCAGCCGGCCGTCGCCTCGCCGTGCTGCCGCCACAGGTGGGCGAAGATGCAGCTGCCGCGTCCGGGCTCGGCCTTCGGGTTGTGCTCGATCACGAAGCCCTCGCGGTAGCGGCGGTCGCCCTGG
Protein-coding regions in this window:
- a CDS encoding dicarboxylate/amino acid:cation symporter, producing MTPTTRRFRLSAPVKVLISLLVGAVVGLSLTHHDPALALQVAEFARPIGRLWLNALQMTVVPLVTALVIVGVNTASNAAASGRTARNAILVFIVLLVAAASFSAVVTPALLGLVPHDSATMQTFRAALHAPETLSKAPTAAQWISSLIPSNVLAVASANAMLPLVVFAMFFGFALSRQDAERRDRILEIIKIIGDTMITIVRWVLWAAPLGVFALVLVVCAEVGMSVLGILGYYILLMCVVYILITLLLYVVAVLAAREGLRRFAAALVPVQVIAGSTQSSLASLPAMIDSARNRLGYPTALTSLVLPMAVSLFRVTSPAQYIAVASFIAWLYGIDITFSQYAVAVLLAAAISMGSTGLPGQANFMTNNMPVTQSMGLPVEPLGVLLAVDTIPDVFCTIGNTTGDMTATSIVARRMAPADEA